From the Ctenopharyngodon idella isolate HZGC_01 chromosome 3, HZGC01, whole genome shotgun sequence genome, one window contains:
- the LOC127509260 gene encoding tetraspanin-10, with translation MGWFPSFGRFFFFWEQRNHFQNGENKPLIPKGDVKKSEGTSAVSYLGTHDSSGSQTSSSLSSHERSTRASSWNVFTSRVPSPSSWSDYILKYLLITSNLLFTVLGLVTLVVGLWGLINKESFAQEKISGIGTDPMLLFAFLGLVLALLSLTGCVGALRENMCLLRTFSAAVLLLVVVQVLAAVIVYSLQGQIVEYLRSGMLAAMVRYQDDLDLRFITDEIQTGLQCCGADTYRDWEINVYFNCSAPGIQACGVPSSCCVDPLENGTVWNTQCGVGAQQLDEFSAQSVIFLGGCLGSISRWIEHNGGVIVTVVIILLGVQILTLFITTHLIQKIRWNRAQHDVYLQSLQ, from the exons ATGGGGTGGTTTCCGTCTTTTGggagatttttctttttctgggAGCAGAGGAATCACTTCCAAAATGGAGAGAACAAACCTCTAATACCAAAG GGAGACGTAAAAAAATCAGAAGGTACCTCAGCTGTCTCGTATCTAGGAACGCATGACAGTTCAGGAAGTCAGACCAGCTCGAGTTTATCCAGCCATGAAAGGTCAACCAGAGCTTCATCTTGGAATGTCTTCACTTCCCGTGTTCCCAGTCCATCCAGTTGGAGCGACTATATTCTGAAGTATCTCCTCATCACGAGCAACCTGCTCTTCACTGTCCTGGGTCTGGTCACGCTAGTAGTAGGCCTATGGGGCCTGATCAATAAAGAGTCCTTCGCTCAGGAGAAGATCAGCGGTATCGGCACGGACCCCATGCTGCTCTTTGCGTTTCTTGGTTTGGTCCTCGCACTGCTGAGCCTGACGGGATGCGTGGGGGCGCTGCGGGAGAACATGTGCCTTCTTCGGACCTTCTCAGCCGCCGTGCTGCTCCTGGTGGTGGTGCAGGTTCTGGCGGCGGTCATAGTTTACAGCCTGCAAGGCCAGATTGTGGAGTACTTGCGCTCTGGCATGTTGGCCGCCATGGTGCGGTACCAGGACGACCTGGACCTGAGGTTCATCACTGATGAGATCCAGACGGGCCTGCAGTGCTGTGGGGCAGATACCTACAGAGACTGGGAAATCAATGT GTATTTCAACTGTTCGGCTCCAGGGATCCAGGCTTGCGGAGTGCCCTCTTCATGCTGTGTAGATCCCCTAGAGAACGGGACGGTGTGGAACACCCAGTGTGGAGTGGGCGCCCAACAGCTGGATGAGTTCTCCGCTCAGAGTGTGATCTTCCTGGGCGGCTGTTTGGGCAGCATCTCCCGCTGGATTGAGCACAACGGTGGAGTGATTGTCACAGTAGTCATAATTCTGCTGGGGGTCCAGATTCTCACTCTGTTTATAACGACACATCTGATACAGAAGATTCGTTGGAACAGAGCTCAGCATGATGTGTACTTACAATCACTGCAATAA
- the LOC127509284 gene encoding retinal cone rhodopsin-sensitive cGMP 3',5'-cyclic phosphodiesterase subunit gamma-like, which translates to MSTCVDREPHPDHLNTYRQTTSSAQYLPLVSIVVMEVSKPKASSKGATRATAPGSGQPKFKQRSTRQFKSKPPKKGVIGFGEEIPGMEGLGTDFNVICPWEAYSHLELHELAQYGII; encoded by the exons ATGAGCACGTGTGTTGACAGAGAGCCGCATCCTGACCACCTCAACACATACAGACAAACGACCAGCAG TGCACAGTACTTGCCATTGGTTTCCATTGTGGTTATGGAGGTCTCAAAGCCTAAAGCGAGCAGCAAGGGTGCGACACGTGCCACGGCGCCCGGCAGTGGCCAGCCCAAGTTCAAACAGAGGTCAACACGACAGTTCAAGAGCAAACCCCCCAAAAAGGGTGTCATTGG ATTTGGTGAAGAAATTCCTGGAATGGAAGGGTTGGGAACTG ACTTTAACGTGATCTGTCCGTGGGAGGCATACAGTCACCTGGAGTTACATGAGCTGGCCCAGTATGGCATTATATGA